The Vigna unguiculata cultivar IT97K-499-35 chromosome 6, ASM411807v1, whole genome shotgun sequence genome contains a region encoding:
- the LOC114187961 gene encoding serine/threonine-protein kinase ATM isoform X1, giving the protein MDMVLTLGRADTDVSEETKGTGNTIMHEETQRKLGGSGFDSRDRRKSKYLSYPYTNLRSKQNDLCAETENLKTQCPSRKRGASSFATSPANISSLNAKLGSKRFRKNWYRKFISCNNLSSSPEFMNASMVDVLSGLFSTAVDCMFPVGKESFGLVEQFFCRYRISNYCDEAELATLQVNAQELGKPVGNDLPDTVSKKRKNNKRESAVRRKRKSLSGLSDVNASTSTFDSQMPGKKMKQKRKMEEATLGQQLQNVKTNLIGGSSKYSSTPQTSPNLSCLASEGKTVYKRRKKIKAQENESAQITSVCTDAKKLKCSSLVVDLQFTSPPVPVDIPQRNKSGNKEELLFISTNPGSCVSQKGPIGRINDNSLSVITKAEADTVLVSKTALNNSMEKAAGAGVPHNSLGKAAEANPNTELAVEQTGLNNSMEKAAEKPLNTKLALGEPRQMDSTEMAAEKLLNTKFVVEIPDLNCSGAECNSISTEFDTVNFTSNELKPEKSSLPACSRPIKTAINRRRKDGCESLGNCLLLQFAPVAYIPSKEDLMTTFYRFGPLKTSETQLLKDIGSAQVVFVRSKDAAAAFHSLEQNKFAFGSTLVDYKLHRSSAPCPPVEQLVIPAQPTGFMAMPGLTPTQPTGSMAMPGLTPAQPTGSVAMPGVNPAQPTGSKAIPCLTPTQPTGSMAMPGETPTQPILSMARLGVTPNQPTMAVAMPGVTPNQPTMAVAVPGVTPTQQTGFTLPMLGETPPSLQDMKQGLQMMESVLENSGGSLSPQMRAKLDSAIKNLMRKVNSVT; this is encoded by the coding sequence CAGGCTTTGATTCCAGAGATCGAAGAAAGAGCAAGTACCTGTCTTACCCATATACAAACCTTAGATCAAAACAAAACGATTTATGTGCTGAAACTGAAAACTTGAAGACACAATGTCCATCTCGGAAAAGAGGGGCTTCAAGTTTTGCCACTAGCCCTGCAAATATATCTTCTTTGAATGCTAAATTGGGTAGCAAGAGGTTCCGAAAGAACTGGTACAGAAAGTTCATCAGCTGTAATAATCTGTCTAGCAGTCCGGAATTCATGAATGCATCTATGGTTGATGTACTCTCAGGACTTTTTTCTACAGCCGTTGATTGTATGTTTCCTGTTGGGAAGGAGAGCTTTGGCTTAGTTGAGCAGTTCTTTTGCAGATATAGAATATCAAACTATTGTGATGAGGCTGAACTTGCTACCTTACAAGTTAATGCACAAGAACTGGGGAAACCTGTGGGTAATGATTTGCCAGATACTGTAagtaagaagagaaagaacaataaAAGGGAAAGTGCAGTTAGGCGGAAGAGAAAATCACTCAGTGGTCTATCAGATGTGAATGCAAGCACATCTACCTTTGACTCTCAGATGCCTgggaaaaaaatgaaacaaaagaggaAGATGGAAGAAGCAACTTTGGGGCAACAGCTGCAAAATGTTAAGACAAATTTAATTGGGGGAAGCAGCAAATACAGCTCAACCCCTCAAACTTCACCAAATCTCAGTTGCCTTGCTTCCGAAGGAAAGACTGTGTATAAAAGGAGGAAAAAGATAAAAGCACAAGAGAATGAAAGTGCTCAAATTACTTCGGTGTGTACAGATGCCAAAAAGCTTAAATGCAGTTCACTGGTAGTAGATTTGCAGTTTACATCCCCTCCTGTGCCTGTTGATATTCCTCAGAGAAATAAAAGTGGAAATAAGGAAGAACTACTTTTCATATCTACTAATCCAGGGTCTTGTGTTTCCCAAAAAGGGCCTATTGGTAGGATTAATGATAATAGCTTGTCGGTAATTACTAAGGCGGAGGCTGATACTGTCCTGGTAAGTAAAACAGCATTAAATAACAGCATGGAGAAAGCAGCAGGAGCAGGAGTGCCTCACAATAGCTTGGGGAAAGCAGCAGAAGCGAATCCCAATACTGAACTTGCTGTAGAGCAAACAGGGCTGAACAATAGCATGGAGAAGGCAGCAGAGAAGCCTCTCAATACTAAACTTGCTTTAGGGGAACCTAGGCAGATGGATAGCACAGAAATGGCAGCAGAAAAGCTTCTCAATACTAAATTTGTTGTAGAGATACCTGATCTGAACTGTTCTGGTGCTGAATGCAATTCAATCAGCACAGAATTTGATACTGTCAATTTCACTTCAAATGAATTGAAACCCGAGAAGTCGAGCTTACCTGCTTGTTCAAGGCCTATCAAAACTGCTATTAACAGGAGACGGAAGGACGGTTGTGAATCACTTGGAAATTGTCTTCTCCTACAATTTGCCCCCGTAGCCTATATCCCATCAAAAGAAGATCTAATGACAACCTTTTACCGTTTTGGTCCCTTGAAGACATCAGAAACTCAGTTGCTAAAAGACATTGGTAGTGCTCAAGTAGTTTTTGTCAGAAGTAAAGATGCTGCTGCTGCATTTCATAGTTTAGAGCAGAACAAATTTGCCTTTGGTTCTACTCTTGTTGATTACAAGCTCCATCGTTCTTCTGCACCCTGTCCACCTGTGGAGCAACTCGTGATCCCTGCCCAACCAACTGGGTTTATGGCAATGCCTGGTTTAACCCCTACTCAACCAACTGGATCTATGGCAATGCCTGGTTTAACCCCTGCTCAACCAACTGGGTCTGTGGCAATGCCTGGTGTAAACCCTGCTCAACCAACTGGGTCTAAGGCAATACCGTGTTTAACGCCTACTCAACCAACTGGGTCTATGGCAATGCCTGGTGAAACCCCTACCCAGCCAATTTTGTCTATGGCAAGGCTTGGTGTGACCCCTAATCAGCCAACTATGGCTGTGGCAATGCCTGGTGTGACCCCTAATCAGCCAACTATGGCTGTGGCAGTGCCTGGTGTGACCCCTACACAACAAACTGGATTTACTTTGCCAATGCTGGGTGAAACACCTCCTTCCCTTCAGGACATGAAGCAGGGGCTGCAGATGATGGAATCAGTCCTGGAGAATTCAGGGGGTAGTCTTTCCCCCCAGATGAGAGCCAAGCTGGATTCTGCAATTAAAAACCTTATGAGAAAGGTCAATTCCGTGACCTAG
- the LOC114187961 gene encoding serine/threonine-protein kinase ATM isoform X2 yields the protein MDMVLTLGRADTDVSEETKGTGNTIMHEETQRKLGGCFDSRDRRKSKYLSYPYTNLRSKQNDLCAETENLKTQCPSRKRGASSFATSPANISSLNAKLGSKRFRKNWYRKFISCNNLSSSPEFMNASMVDVLSGLFSTAVDCMFPVGKESFGLVEQFFCRYRISNYCDEAELATLQVNAQELGKPVGNDLPDTVSKKRKNNKRESAVRRKRKSLSGLSDVNASTSTFDSQMPGKKMKQKRKMEEATLGQQLQNVKTNLIGGSSKYSSTPQTSPNLSCLASEGKTVYKRRKKIKAQENESAQITSVCTDAKKLKCSSLVVDLQFTSPPVPVDIPQRNKSGNKEELLFISTNPGSCVSQKGPIGRINDNSLSVITKAEADTVLVSKTALNNSMEKAAGAGVPHNSLGKAAEANPNTELAVEQTGLNNSMEKAAEKPLNTKLALGEPRQMDSTEMAAEKLLNTKFVVEIPDLNCSGAECNSISTEFDTVNFTSNELKPEKSSLPACSRPIKTAINRRRKDGCESLGNCLLLQFAPVAYIPSKEDLMTTFYRFGPLKTSETQLLKDIGSAQVVFVRSKDAAAAFHSLEQNKFAFGSTLVDYKLHRSSAPCPPVEQLVIPAQPTGFMAMPGLTPTQPTGSMAMPGLTPAQPTGSVAMPGVNPAQPTGSKAIPCLTPTQPTGSMAMPGETPTQPILSMARLGVTPNQPTMAVAMPGVTPNQPTMAVAVPGVTPTQQTGFTLPMLGETPPSLQDMKQGLQMMESVLENSGGSLSPQMRAKLDSAIKNLMRKVNSVT from the coding sequence GCTTTGATTCCAGAGATCGAAGAAAGAGCAAGTACCTGTCTTACCCATATACAAACCTTAGATCAAAACAAAACGATTTATGTGCTGAAACTGAAAACTTGAAGACACAATGTCCATCTCGGAAAAGAGGGGCTTCAAGTTTTGCCACTAGCCCTGCAAATATATCTTCTTTGAATGCTAAATTGGGTAGCAAGAGGTTCCGAAAGAACTGGTACAGAAAGTTCATCAGCTGTAATAATCTGTCTAGCAGTCCGGAATTCATGAATGCATCTATGGTTGATGTACTCTCAGGACTTTTTTCTACAGCCGTTGATTGTATGTTTCCTGTTGGGAAGGAGAGCTTTGGCTTAGTTGAGCAGTTCTTTTGCAGATATAGAATATCAAACTATTGTGATGAGGCTGAACTTGCTACCTTACAAGTTAATGCACAAGAACTGGGGAAACCTGTGGGTAATGATTTGCCAGATACTGTAagtaagaagagaaagaacaataaAAGGGAAAGTGCAGTTAGGCGGAAGAGAAAATCACTCAGTGGTCTATCAGATGTGAATGCAAGCACATCTACCTTTGACTCTCAGATGCCTgggaaaaaaatgaaacaaaagaggaAGATGGAAGAAGCAACTTTGGGGCAACAGCTGCAAAATGTTAAGACAAATTTAATTGGGGGAAGCAGCAAATACAGCTCAACCCCTCAAACTTCACCAAATCTCAGTTGCCTTGCTTCCGAAGGAAAGACTGTGTATAAAAGGAGGAAAAAGATAAAAGCACAAGAGAATGAAAGTGCTCAAATTACTTCGGTGTGTACAGATGCCAAAAAGCTTAAATGCAGTTCACTGGTAGTAGATTTGCAGTTTACATCCCCTCCTGTGCCTGTTGATATTCCTCAGAGAAATAAAAGTGGAAATAAGGAAGAACTACTTTTCATATCTACTAATCCAGGGTCTTGTGTTTCCCAAAAAGGGCCTATTGGTAGGATTAATGATAATAGCTTGTCGGTAATTACTAAGGCGGAGGCTGATACTGTCCTGGTAAGTAAAACAGCATTAAATAACAGCATGGAGAAAGCAGCAGGAGCAGGAGTGCCTCACAATAGCTTGGGGAAAGCAGCAGAAGCGAATCCCAATACTGAACTTGCTGTAGAGCAAACAGGGCTGAACAATAGCATGGAGAAGGCAGCAGAGAAGCCTCTCAATACTAAACTTGCTTTAGGGGAACCTAGGCAGATGGATAGCACAGAAATGGCAGCAGAAAAGCTTCTCAATACTAAATTTGTTGTAGAGATACCTGATCTGAACTGTTCTGGTGCTGAATGCAATTCAATCAGCACAGAATTTGATACTGTCAATTTCACTTCAAATGAATTGAAACCCGAGAAGTCGAGCTTACCTGCTTGTTCAAGGCCTATCAAAACTGCTATTAACAGGAGACGGAAGGACGGTTGTGAATCACTTGGAAATTGTCTTCTCCTACAATTTGCCCCCGTAGCCTATATCCCATCAAAAGAAGATCTAATGACAACCTTTTACCGTTTTGGTCCCTTGAAGACATCAGAAACTCAGTTGCTAAAAGACATTGGTAGTGCTCAAGTAGTTTTTGTCAGAAGTAAAGATGCTGCTGCTGCATTTCATAGTTTAGAGCAGAACAAATTTGCCTTTGGTTCTACTCTTGTTGATTACAAGCTCCATCGTTCTTCTGCACCCTGTCCACCTGTGGAGCAACTCGTGATCCCTGCCCAACCAACTGGGTTTATGGCAATGCCTGGTTTAACCCCTACTCAACCAACTGGATCTATGGCAATGCCTGGTTTAACCCCTGCTCAACCAACTGGGTCTGTGGCAATGCCTGGTGTAAACCCTGCTCAACCAACTGGGTCTAAGGCAATACCGTGTTTAACGCCTACTCAACCAACTGGGTCTATGGCAATGCCTGGTGAAACCCCTACCCAGCCAATTTTGTCTATGGCAAGGCTTGGTGTGACCCCTAATCAGCCAACTATGGCTGTGGCAATGCCTGGTGTGACCCCTAATCAGCCAACTATGGCTGTGGCAGTGCCTGGTGTGACCCCTACACAACAAACTGGATTTACTTTGCCAATGCTGGGTGAAACACCTCCTTCCCTTCAGGACATGAAGCAGGGGCTGCAGATGATGGAATCAGTCCTGGAGAATTCAGGGGGTAGTCTTTCCCCCCAGATGAGAGCCAAGCTGGATTCTGCAATTAAAAACCTTATGAGAAAGGTCAATTCCGTGACCTAG